DNA sequence from the Calderihabitans maritimus genome:
GCTTCCCTGGCCACTTCTTCACTTACTCCAGCCAGTTCAAACAGTACCCGACCCGGCTTGACTACTGCCACCCAATATTCCGGGGAACCTTTTCCACTTCCCATTCGGGTTTCAGCCGGTTTAGCAGTAATAGGTCTATCCGGGAAAATCTTAATCCACACTTTGCCTCCCCTTTTAATGAAACGTGTCATGGCTATACGGGCAGCCTCTATTTGACGGCTGGAAATCCATGCCGGCTCCAAGGCTTGTAATCCAAATTCTCCAAATTGAACTTCGTTGCCTTTAGTACTTCTTCCGGTAAGCTTAGGACGGTGCTGTCGGCGCCATTTAACGCGTTTCGGCATCAACATACTTATTTACCCCCTTCCTCCACGTCAGCCGGCGCTTCAGGTAAAACTTCACCCTTATAAATCCACACTTTAACGCCGATTTTGCCGTAGGTAGTGCTGGCTTCCGCAAAACCGTAATCAATATCCGCCCTCAAAGTATGAAGCGGGACCTTGCCTTCACTATACCATTCGGTACGGGCCATTTCAGCTCCACCTAGCCGTCCCGAACAGGCAACTTTAATACCTTCCGCCCCCATTCGCATAGCTCTGGATACTGCTTGTTTCATGGCCCGCCGGAACGAAATCCTCTTCTCGAGCTGAGCAGCAATATTTTCCGCTACTAACTGAGCATCCAATTCAGGCTTTTTAATCTCGACGATATTGATGTTAATTTGGCGGCCAGTCATCTTTTCTAATTCCTGGCGCAGGGCTTCTACTTCAGCCCCTCCCCGCCCGATAACGATACCTGGTTTCGCCGTATGAATGGTAATCTTAACCCGATTGGCTGCTCGCTCAATTTCCACAGTCGAAATTCCCGCATTGTATAATTTTTCTTTAATATAACGCCGAATTTTTAGATCTTCATGCAGTAACTTTTCATAGTCCTTCTTACCGGCATACCATTTAGCATCCCAGCTCTTAATAATACCGATCCGCAAGCCTTTGGGATGAACCTTTTGCCCCACTAATTAATCCTCCTCTCTTTCCTTTACCACTACGGTAATATGGCTAGTCCGCTTCCGAATAAGATCCGCTCTTCCGTAGGCCCTTGGCTTGTATCTCTTGAGGGTCGGACCCTGGTCTACATAAATTCTGAAGACATACAGATTGTCGGGATTCATATCATAATTGTGTTCAGCGTTGGCAATAGCAGAACGCAAAACTTTTTCTACCGGCTTTGCTGCCCTTTTAGGAGTGTACCGTAAAATAGCCAGTGCTTCCCCCACATCTTTTCCTCGAATTAAGTCTACAACCTGCCGGACCTTTCGCGGGGAAATACGAATATATCTCGCTACCGCTCTGGCTTCCATTGCCGCCTAACCCCCTTCTTTTATACCAGTCCATCTATTTCAAAGCTGTTGAGCGCTCGGTATGAGCCCCATGTCCTTTAAAAACTCTAGTAGGAGCAAATTCTCCCAACTTGTGCCCCACCATATCTTCTGTAATATAGACCGGAACATGTTTACGTCCATCATGAATAGCGATAGTATGGCCTACCATTTCCGGCAGAATCGTTGATCTGCGAGACCAGGTTTTTATGACCCGCTTCTCACCTTTTTCATTCATTTCTTGAATCTTCTTGAGTAGTTTGGGATCACAGTAAGGTCCTTTCTTGAGAGATCTGCCCATTTCCTTCCCCGCCTCCTTCCTGGTACCAAGATATTTACCGGTTGCTATTGATTTCTACGTCTAACAATTAGCTTATCCGACGGTTTGTTTTTCTTACGGGTCTTAACTCCTAGAGCCGGCTTACCCCATGGCGTTACCGGATGACGACCTACCGGCGAACGACCTTCACCGCCACCATGAGGATGGTCCACCGGGTTCATAGCCACACCGCGTACTGAAGGCCTTATTCCTAACCACCGGGCCCTACCGGCCTTCCCTATGGTAATATTTTCATGATCTATATTACCCACTTGCCCGATAGTAGCTTTACAGTCCAGGTGAATTAACCTCACTTCTCCCGAAGGCAATCGCACATGCCCATAATTACCTTCTTTCGCTATTAACTGTGCAGCCGCACCGGCAGAACGAACTAATTGTGCGCCTTTGCCGGGCTTCAATTCAATATTATGAATGATAGTTCCTACAGGAATATTTCTCAAGGGCAACGCATTTCCCGTCTTAATATCTGCTTCTGGTCCCGAAACAATTACATCGCCGGGTTGGAGCCCATCAGGTGCAAGAATATATCTTTTTTCCCCATCCACATAATTAATCAGGGCTATGCGGGCGGAACGGTTGGGATCATACTCGATGGTTGCTACTTTCCCTGGAACCCCATCCTTATCGCGTTTAAAATCGATTATACGATATAATCTCTTATGACCGCCGCCACGATGTCGCACGGTTATGCGACCCTGAGCATTCCTTCCACCAGTCTTCTTTAGAGGTGCTACTAGGGATTTTTCCGGCTCTGTGGCCGTTATCTCCTCAAAGGTAGAAACTGTCATCTGGCGTCTACCCGGTGAAGTAGGCTTGAATTTTTTAATACCCATAATTTCCCTCCTCACTCACAGCACTACCGCTTACAGCTCTTCAAACAAATCGATTTTATCACCCGGTTTTAAAGTAACTATGGCTTTCTTCCGATCGGGAGTTTTGCCCTCAAAACGCCCCATCCGTTTTTTCTTGCCTTTTAAATTCATAGTATTAACCTTAAGAACCTTAACGTTGAACAATTCTTCGACCGCTTTTTTTATTTCTATCTTATTGGCATTCTTGTCAACTATAAACGTGTATTTGTTATCTTCTTTTAAAGCCATCGATTTTTCGGTAATTACCGGCTTAATCAGAACTTCATGAGGGCTCCGCATTATCCCAGCACCTCCTCCACTTTAGCAACAGCCTCTTGGGTGATAACCATTTTGTCGTGTGCCAAAATATCATAAACGTTAAGCCTATCGACAGTAATGGGAGTTACTCCCGGAA
Encoded proteins:
- the rplP gene encoding 50S ribosomal protein L16; the encoded protein is MLMPKRVKWRRQHRPKLTGRSTKGNEVQFGEFGLQALEPAWISSRQIEAARIAMTRFIKRGGKVWIKIFPDRPITAKPAETRMGSGKGSPEYWVAVVKPGRVLFELAGVSEEVAREAFRLASHKLPIKTKFVKRQDVGGEADES
- the rpsC gene encoding 30S ribosomal protein S3 — its product is MGQKVHPKGLRIGIIKSWDAKWYAGKKDYEKLLHEDLKIRRYIKEKLYNAGISTVEIERAANRVKITIHTAKPGIVIGRGGAEVEALRQELEKMTGRQININIVEIKKPELDAQLVAENIAAQLEKRISFRRAMKQAVSRAMRMGAEGIKVACSGRLGGAEMARTEWYSEGKVPLHTLRADIDYGFAEASTTYGKIGVKVWIYKGEVLPEAPADVEEGGK
- the rplV gene encoding 50S ribosomal protein L22; translation: MEARAVARYIRISPRKVRQVVDLIRGKDVGEALAILRYTPKRAAKPVEKVLRSAIANAEHNYDMNPDNLYVFRIYVDQGPTLKRYKPRAYGRADLIRKRTSHITVVVKEREED
- the rpsS gene encoding 30S ribosomal protein S19 produces the protein MGRSLKKGPYCDPKLLKKIQEMNEKGEKRVIKTWSRRSTILPEMVGHTIAIHDGRKHVPVYITEDMVGHKLGEFAPTRVFKGHGAHTERSTALK
- the rplB gene encoding 50S ribosomal protein L2; translated protein: MGIKKFKPTSPGRRQMTVSTFEEITATEPEKSLVAPLKKTGGRNAQGRITVRHRGGGHKRLYRIIDFKRDKDGVPGKVATIEYDPNRSARIALINYVDGEKRYILAPDGLQPGDVIVSGPEADIKTGNALPLRNIPVGTIIHNIELKPGKGAQLVRSAGAAAQLIAKEGNYGHVRLPSGEVRLIHLDCKATIGQVGNIDHENITIGKAGRARWLGIRPSVRGVAMNPVDHPHGGGEGRSPVGRHPVTPWGKPALGVKTRKKNKPSDKLIVRRRNQ
- the rplW gene encoding 50S ribosomal protein L23; this translates as MRSPHEVLIKPVITEKSMALKEDNKYTFIVDKNANKIEIKKAVEELFNVKVLKVNTMNLKGKKKRMGRFEGKTPDRKKAIVTLKPGDKIDLFEEL